The following coding sequences are from one Rathayibacter sp. VKM Ac-2760 window:
- a CDS encoding cysteine desulfurase family protein: MIYLDHAATSPVRREVLEAMWPFLTGEYGNPSSSHALGGSAARALEEARGHVARFLGGRASEALFTSGGTESINTAVKGIALGAPRGRHLVLSAIEHEATVESADFLRRLHGFEVSIAPVDGEGRLDLDALAALLRPDTALVSVLAASNEIGTVQDVPAIAALCRPDRIPLHVDAVQAAGWIDLAGLGADAVSISGHKLGAPKGVGALLLRSRVPFEPLVHGGGQERARRSGTENVAFAVALGAAVQLVDPSRGARVSAVRDAFAARVAAEVPRAVPLGSAEHRLPSIASYVVPGRSGESILLALEERGVVVSSGSACAAGRDEPSPTLLALGLEPAVAQTAVRFSFGAESTAADAEAAADAFAAVLTA, from the coding sequence GTGATCTACCTCGACCACGCGGCGACCTCGCCGGTGCGCCGCGAGGTGCTCGAGGCGATGTGGCCGTTCCTCACCGGCGAGTACGGCAATCCGTCGAGCAGTCACGCGCTGGGCGGGTCCGCGGCGCGGGCGCTGGAGGAGGCGCGGGGGCACGTGGCGCGGTTCCTCGGCGGGCGCGCCTCCGAGGCGCTCTTCACCTCCGGGGGCACGGAGTCGATCAACACGGCGGTGAAGGGCATCGCGCTCGGCGCGCCCCGCGGTCGGCACCTGGTGCTCTCGGCGATCGAGCACGAGGCGACCGTCGAGTCGGCGGACTTTCTGCGGCGGCTGCACGGCTTCGAGGTGTCGATCGCCCCCGTCGACGGCGAGGGGCGGCTCGACCTGGACGCGCTCGCCGCGCTGCTGCGGCCGGACACCGCGCTGGTGTCGGTCCTGGCGGCGAGCAACGAGATCGGCACGGTGCAGGACGTGCCGGCGATCGCGGCGCTCTGCCGGCCGGACCGGATCCCGCTGCACGTGGATGCGGTGCAGGCGGCGGGGTGGATCGACCTGGCCGGGCTGGGCGCCGACGCGGTGTCGATCTCGGGGCACAAGCTCGGGGCGCCGAAGGGCGTGGGGGCGCTGCTGCTGCGCAGTCGCGTGCCGTTCGAGCCGCTCGTGCACGGCGGCGGACAGGAGCGGGCGCGGCGCTCGGGGACGGAGAACGTGGCGTTCGCGGTGGCGCTCGGGGCGGCGGTGCAGCTCGTGGATCCCTCGCGGGGCGCCCGCGTCTCGGCCGTGCGGGACGCGTTCGCGGCGCGGGTGGCGGCGGAGGTGCCGCGGGCCGTGCCGCTCGGGTCGGCGGAGCACCGGCTGCCCTCGATCGCCTCCTACGTCGTGCCGGGCCGCAGCGGCGAGTCGATCCTGCTCGCTCTGGAGGAGCGCGGCGTCGTGGTGTCCAGCGGCTCGGCGTGCGCCGCCGGCCGCGACGAGCCGTCGCCGACGCTCCTGGCGCTCGGGCTCGAGCCGGCCGTGGCGCAGACGGCGGTGCGGTTCAGCTTCGGCGCGGAGTCGACGGCGGCCGACGCGGAGGCGGCGGCGGACGCGTTCGCGGCGGTGCTGACGGCGTGA
- the nadC gene encoding carboxylating nicotinate-nucleotide diphosphorylase — MLTRQSIERIVTLALEEDAPWGDLTSDTLLPADATAAAALVAREPGVFSGGAVLLGTFLQADSRIRVEDVVADGTVFAAGDVLARIDGPAGGVLRGERVALNLVQRMSGIATLTARYVEAVAGTRARIVDTRKTTPGLRALERHAVRSGGGHNHRFSLSDAILAKDNHLAILAQRGLDLTEALLAARAAVSHTTHIEVEVDRLEQIPAALAGGADTIMLDNFGPEQLAQGVALIGGRAVVEASGGVNLDTVRAIAAAGVDVISVGALTHSVRSLDLGLDIAIAAPAA, encoded by the coding sequence GTGCTGACCCGTCAGAGCATCGAGCGCATCGTCACCCTGGCCCTGGAGGAGGACGCGCCCTGGGGCGATCTCACCTCGGACACCCTGCTGCCGGCGGACGCGACGGCGGCCGCGGCCCTCGTCGCCCGCGAGCCCGGCGTCTTCAGCGGCGGGGCGGTGCTGCTCGGCACGTTCCTGCAGGCCGACTCGCGGATCCGCGTGGAGGACGTCGTCGCGGACGGCACGGTCTTCGCAGCCGGCGACGTCCTCGCCCGGATCGACGGCCCGGCCGGCGGAGTGCTGCGCGGCGAGCGGGTGGCGCTGAATCTGGTGCAGCGGATGAGCGGCATCGCGACGCTCACCGCGCGCTACGTGGAGGCCGTGGCGGGCACCCGCGCGCGCATCGTCGACACGCGCAAGACCACGCCCGGGCTGCGCGCGCTGGAGCGGCACGCGGTGCGCAGCGGCGGCGGGCACAACCACCGCTTCTCGCTCTCGGACGCGATCCTCGCGAAGGACAACCACCTCGCGATCCTCGCCCAGCGCGGTCTCGACCTCACCGAGGCGCTGCTCGCCGCCCGCGCGGCCGTCTCGCACACGACGCACATCGAGGTGGAGGTCGACCGGCTGGAGCAGATCCCCGCGGCCCTCGCCGGCGGCGCCGACACGATCATGCTCGACAACTTCGGCCCCGAGCAGCTGGCGCAGGGCGTCGCGCTGATCGGCGGTCGCGCCGTGGTGGAGGCGAGCGGAGGCGTGAACCTCGACACGGTCCGGGCGATCGCCGCGGCGGGCGTCGACGTGATCTCCGTCGGAGCGCTCACGCACAGCGTCCGCTCGCTCGACCTCGGCCTCGACATCGCGATCGCGGCGCCGGCCGCGTGA
- the ppk2 gene encoding polyphosphate kinase 2: MVLDEDDDDPVLLRRDGTQVDTWREGYPYDERMSREEYEAGKRLLQIELLKLQNWIKKHGRRLVVVFEGRDAAGKGGTIKRFTEHLNPRGARVVALEKPTEREGSQWYFQRYVSHLPAAGEIVLFDRSWYNRAGVERVMGFCTPEQYDEFIRQTPLFESMLVGEGIDLVKLWFSVSAEEQRTRFTIRMIDPVRQWKLSPMDLASLDKWGDYTAAKEAMMAATDTADAPWTIVKSNDKKRARLEAMRYVLSLYDYDGRDDEVVSPLGPDPLIVGSAADVHERGEHAAPARASD, translated from the coding sequence GTGGTGCTCGACGAGGACGACGACGACCCGGTGCTGCTGCGCCGCGACGGCACGCAGGTCGACACCTGGCGCGAGGGCTATCCCTACGACGAGCGGATGTCGCGCGAGGAGTACGAGGCCGGCAAGCGCCTGCTGCAGATCGAGCTGCTCAAGCTGCAGAACTGGATCAAGAAGCACGGGCGCCGGCTGGTCGTGGTCTTCGAGGGGCGCGACGCCGCGGGCAAGGGCGGCACGATCAAGCGCTTCACCGAGCACCTCAACCCGCGCGGCGCGCGCGTCGTCGCGCTGGAGAAGCCGACCGAGCGCGAGGGCTCGCAGTGGTACTTCCAGCGCTACGTGTCGCACCTGCCGGCCGCGGGCGAGATCGTGCTGTTCGACCGCTCCTGGTACAACCGCGCCGGCGTCGAGCGGGTGATGGGCTTCTGCACTCCGGAGCAGTACGACGAGTTCATCCGCCAGACGCCGCTGTTCGAGAGCATGCTGGTCGGCGAGGGGATCGACCTGGTCAAGCTGTGGTTCTCGGTCTCGGCGGAGGAGCAGCGGACCCGCTTCACCATCCGGATGATCGACCCGGTGCGGCAGTGGAAGCTCTCGCCGATGGACCTCGCCTCGCTCGACAAGTGGGGCGACTACACCGCGGCCAAGGAGGCGATGATGGCGGCGACCGACACGGCCGACGCCCCGTGGACCATCGTCAAGAGCAACGACAAGAAGCGCGCCCGGCTCGAGGCGATGCGCTACGTGCTGAGCCTCTACGACTACGACGGCCGCGACGACGAGGTCGTCTCGCCGCTCGGACCCGACCCGCTGATCGTCGGCTCGGCGGCCGACGTCCACGAGCGCGGCGAGCACGCGGCGCCCGCCCGGGCGTCGGACTAG
- a CDS encoding DUF1877 family protein, whose product MGIRYYAYAFDADQTERALADPRSVLSDDPLADAWGMPHGARIAATDFVQSVPERDMVYLDKAWSALQTLTAPRSRDAAPRPAHRMFEGRVTVTGLGWEPWVRAVPPEQVGEIADDLIALRSEVEEELSQHPEGEYLGHFLDRAVAFATQLARSGRGFAYLIG is encoded by the coding sequence ATGGGAATCCGTTATTACGCCTACGCCTTCGATGCCGACCAGACCGAGCGCGCGCTCGCCGATCCGCGGAGCGTCCTCAGCGACGATCCGCTCGCCGATGCCTGGGGCATGCCCCACGGCGCCAGGATCGCGGCCACGGACTTCGTGCAGTCCGTCCCCGAGCGGGACATGGTCTACCTCGACAAGGCCTGGTCCGCGCTGCAGACGCTGACCGCTCCGCGATCACGGGATGCGGCACCGCGCCCCGCGCACCGGATGTTCGAGGGGAGGGTGACCGTGACGGGGCTGGGCTGGGAGCCCTGGGTGCGGGCGGTCCCTCCCGAGCAGGTCGGGGAGATCGCCGACGACCTGATCGCGCTGCGCTCGGAGGTGGAGGAGGAGCTGTCGCAGCACCCCGAGGGGGAGTACCTCGGCCACTTCCTCGACCGCGCCGTCGCCTTCGCGACGCAGCTGGCACGCTCCGGGCGCGGCTTCGCCTATCTGATCGGCTAG
- a CDS encoding DUF2277 domain-containing protein — MCRNIHTLHNFAPAATDDEVQAAALQYVRKISGATRPSKANQEAFDRAVAEIAHVTGHLLEDLVSTAPPKDREVEAAKARERSAKRFATA, encoded by the coding sequence ATGTGCCGGAACATCCACACCCTCCACAACTTCGCACCCGCCGCGACCGACGACGAGGTGCAGGCCGCCGCCCTCCAGTACGTCCGGAAGATCAGCGGAGCCACCCGCCCGTCGAAGGCGAACCAGGAGGCGTTCGACCGCGCCGTCGCCGAGATCGCCCACGTCACCGGTCACCTCCTCGAGGACCTGGTGTCGACCGCGCCGCCCAAGGACCGCGAGGTCGAGGCGGCGAAGGCCCGCGAGCGCTCGGCGAAGCGCTTCGCGACCGCCTGA
- a CDS encoding Pls/PosA family non-ribosomal peptide synthetase yields the protein MTTAAHPQDLLDAGAAAPAPRTLIDVLRDTAERHPDASALEDPAGALSYRELLARVVATAAELTAAGVRRGDRVGVRMASGSRELYLAILGVLAAGAAYVPVDADDPEERAQLVFGEAAVRGVVSGSGRFERSDAATARLFTGSAPHPSTASIPLLQPPELEDDAWIIFTSGSTGTPKGVAVSHRSAAAFVDAEARVFLQGEPLGPGDRVLAGLSVAFDASCEEMWLAWRHGACLVPAPRSLVRSGMDLGPWLTTHGITVVSTVPTLAALWPAESLENVRLLIFGGEACPPELGERLAVDGREVWNTYGPTEATVVACAAPLGGPGPVRIGLPLDGWRLAVVDPDGRRVGEGEVGELIIGGVGLARYLDPAKDAEKYAPAPTLGWERAYRSGDLVRFESAGLVFQGRADDQVKLGGRRIELGEVESALQALPGVSGAAAAVRTTGAGIQVLVGYLALAGGRVLDRDAALARLREELPAALVPLLAVVDELPTRVSGKVDRAALPWPLPDSGAADPGLDAETAWLAGLWREVLGVPVDEKANFFDLGGGSLAAAQLVARIREHDPEFTVADVYAHPRLAAMSAEITSRATGLGEVSTHRIAPVPRRMQVLQTLLGAPLLVLGGARWTSVVLTACALLDLLPGFDWLPTVPLAPLVIAFALFCTPFGRMGLTVLAARSLLRGVRAGDHPRGGGVHLRLWLAERIAHQLGAVSLAGAPWVASYARALGARIADDVDLHSLPPLTGMLTLGRGAAIEPEVDLSGYWIDGDVLRVGAVRVGAGSTVGARSTLLPGTRIGKNAQIEPGSAVFGRVPAGQRWGGSPAQRLGKANAGFPAERPPRATPWVWAYAVSAVGLAAVPVVSFAAGLGVLALATQGSADLAAALPRALAALVPAVAATGLVLAALVVVLVRLLGRGVEAGTHPVRGRIGWQVWSTERLLDHARTLLFPLYSGLFTPVWLRLLGAKVGRDVEASTVLLLPAMTTIRDGAFLADDTLVASYALGGGWMRLARAEIGERAFLGNSGMAAPGHTVPAGGLVAVLSSAPRKSKAGSSWLGSPPVRLRRTVVEAESARTFRPAARLRAARIVWELLRFGPVVVSIAIGFGVVVALLALVPAIGAIATAVVGGVVLLLAGAVAAGVSTAAKWLLIQRVRPSEHPLWSSFVWRSELADTFTEMVAAPWFAHAAAGTPALVWWLRSLGARIGSGVWCESYWLPEADLVDLGDGATVNRGCVVQTHLFHDRIMSMDLVSLDAGATLGPHSVILPAATIAAHGTVGPASLVMRGELVPAGSRWSGNPIGPWREVRVGDYHAPVA from the coding sequence GTGACGACGGCCGCGCATCCCCAGGACCTCCTCGACGCGGGGGCCGCCGCCCCGGCGCCGCGCACCCTGATCGACGTGCTGCGCGACACCGCCGAGCGCCACCCCGACGCCTCCGCACTCGAGGACCCGGCCGGCGCCCTCAGCTACCGCGAGCTGCTCGCCCGCGTCGTCGCCACCGCCGCGGAGCTGACCGCCGCCGGAGTGCGCCGCGGCGACCGCGTCGGCGTGCGGATGGCCAGCGGCTCGCGCGAGCTCTACCTCGCGATCCTCGGCGTCCTCGCGGCCGGCGCCGCCTACGTGCCGGTCGACGCCGACGACCCCGAGGAGCGGGCGCAGCTGGTCTTCGGCGAGGCCGCCGTCCGCGGGGTCGTCTCCGGCTCCGGCCGCTTCGAGCGGAGCGACGCGGCGACCGCCCGCCTGTTCACCGGCTCGGCGCCGCACCCCAGCACCGCCTCGATCCCGCTCCTGCAGCCGCCGGAGCTCGAGGACGACGCCTGGATCATCTTCACCTCGGGTTCGACCGGCACGCCGAAGGGCGTCGCGGTGAGCCACCGCTCGGCCGCCGCGTTCGTCGACGCCGAGGCGCGCGTCTTCCTCCAGGGCGAGCCGCTCGGCCCGGGCGACCGCGTGCTCGCCGGGCTCTCGGTCGCGTTCGACGCCTCCTGCGAGGAGATGTGGCTCGCCTGGCGGCACGGCGCCTGCCTCGTGCCCGCGCCGCGCTCGCTCGTGCGCAGCGGGATGGACCTCGGCCCCTGGCTGACGACGCACGGCATCACCGTCGTCTCCACCGTGCCGACCCTCGCGGCGCTCTGGCCGGCGGAGTCGCTCGAGAACGTCCGCCTGCTGATCTTCGGCGGCGAGGCCTGCCCGCCCGAGCTCGGTGAGCGCCTCGCCGTCGACGGGCGTGAGGTCTGGAACACCTACGGCCCGACGGAGGCGACCGTCGTCGCCTGCGCCGCTCCGCTCGGCGGGCCCGGACCGGTCCGGATCGGCCTGCCGCTGGACGGCTGGCGGCTGGCCGTCGTCGATCCCGACGGTCGCCGCGTCGGCGAGGGCGAGGTCGGCGAGCTGATCATCGGCGGCGTCGGCCTGGCCCGCTACCTCGACCCCGCGAAGGACGCCGAGAAGTACGCGCCCGCGCCGACGCTGGGCTGGGAGCGCGCCTACCGCTCCGGCGACCTGGTGCGCTTCGAGAGCGCCGGCCTCGTCTTCCAGGGCCGCGCCGACGACCAGGTCAAGCTCGGCGGGCGGCGGATCGAGCTCGGCGAGGTCGAGTCGGCGCTGCAGGCGCTGCCCGGGGTCTCGGGCGCCGCGGCCGCCGTCCGCACCACCGGCGCCGGGATCCAGGTGCTCGTCGGCTACCTCGCCCTCGCCGGCGGTCGTGTCCTCGATCGCGACGCCGCGCTGGCGCGCCTGCGCGAGGAGCTGCCGGCCGCGCTCGTGCCGCTGCTGGCCGTCGTCGACGAGCTGCCGACCCGGGTGTCGGGCAAGGTCGACCGCGCCGCGCTGCCCTGGCCGCTGCCCGACAGCGGAGCGGCGGACCCGGGGCTCGACGCCGAGACGGCCTGGCTGGCCGGCCTCTGGCGCGAGGTCCTCGGCGTCCCGGTCGACGAGAAGGCCAACTTCTTCGACCTCGGCGGCGGCTCACTCGCCGCCGCCCAGCTGGTCGCCCGGATCCGCGAGCACGACCCCGAGTTCACCGTCGCGGACGTCTACGCGCACCCGCGCCTCGCCGCGATGTCGGCCGAGATCACGAGCCGCGCGACGGGACTCGGCGAGGTCTCGACGCACCGGATCGCCCCGGTCCCGCGCCGGATGCAGGTGCTGCAGACCCTGCTCGGCGCCCCGCTGCTCGTGCTCGGCGGTGCGCGCTGGACGAGCGTCGTCCTCACGGCCTGCGCACTGCTCGACCTGCTGCCCGGCTTCGACTGGCTGCCGACGGTCCCCCTCGCCCCTCTCGTCATCGCGTTCGCCCTCTTCTGCACCCCGTTCGGGCGGATGGGGCTCACCGTCCTCGCCGCCCGCTCGCTGCTGCGCGGCGTGCGCGCCGGCGACCATCCGCGCGGCGGCGGCGTGCACCTGCGGCTGTGGCTCGCCGAGCGGATCGCCCACCAGCTCGGCGCCGTGAGCCTCGCCGGCGCACCGTGGGTGGCCTCCTACGCCCGCGCGCTCGGCGCCCGCATCGCCGACGACGTCGACCTGCACTCGCTCCCGCCGCTGACCGGCATGCTCACCCTCGGTCGCGGCGCCGCGATCGAGCCGGAGGTCGACCTCTCCGGCTACTGGATCGACGGCGACGTGCTGCGGGTCGGCGCGGTCCGCGTCGGCGCCGGCAGCACCGTCGGCGCGCGCAGCACCCTGCTGCCCGGCACGCGCATCGGCAAGAACGCGCAGATCGAGCCCGGCTCGGCGGTCTTCGGCCGAGTGCCGGCCGGCCAGCGCTGGGGCGGCTCCCCCGCGCAGCGCCTCGGCAAGGCGAACGCGGGCTTCCCCGCCGAGCGCCCGCCGCGTGCGACGCCGTGGGTCTGGGCCTACGCCGTCTCGGCGGTCGGCCTGGCCGCCGTGCCGGTGGTCTCCTTCGCCGCGGGCCTGGGCGTGCTCGCCCTCGCGACCCAGGGCTCGGCGGATCTCGCGGCCGCGCTCCCCCGCGCCCTCGCCGCGCTCGTCCCCGCGGTGGCCGCCACCGGCCTCGTCCTGGCGGCGCTGGTCGTCGTGCTCGTGCGCCTGCTCGGCCGCGGGGTCGAGGCGGGCACCCACCCCGTCCGCGGGCGGATCGGCTGGCAGGTCTGGTCGACCGAGCGCCTGCTCGACCACGCCCGCACGCTGCTGTTCCCGCTCTACTCGGGCCTGTTCACGCCGGTCTGGCTGCGACTGCTGGGCGCGAAGGTCGGGCGCGACGTCGAGGCCTCGACCGTGCTGCTGCTGCCCGCGATGACGACGATCCGCGACGGCGCCTTCCTGGCCGACGACACGCTGGTCGCCTCCTACGCCCTCGGCGGCGGCTGGATGCGGCTCGCCCGCGCCGAGATCGGCGAGCGCGCGTTCCTCGGCAACTCCGGCATGGCCGCGCCCGGGCACACGGTGCCCGCCGGCGGACTGGTCGCCGTTCTCTCCTCCGCCCCGCGGAAGTCGAAGGCGGGCTCGTCCTGGCTCGGCTCGCCGCCGGTGCGACTGCGGCGCACGGTCGTCGAGGCGGAGTCGGCGCGCACCTTCCGGCCGGCCGCACGCCTGCGGGCCGCCCGCATCGTCTGGGAGCTGCTGCGCTTCGGCCCGGTCGTCGTCTCGATCGCGATCGGCTTCGGCGTCGTCGTCGCGCTGCTGGCGCTCGTGCCGGCGATCGGCGCGATCGCGACGGCCGTCGTCGGCGGGGTCGTCCTGCTCCTGGCCGGCGCGGTCGCCGCCGGAGTCTCCACCGCCGCGAAGTGGCTGCTGATCCAGCGGGTGCGTCCGAGCGAGCACCCGCTCTGGTCGTCGTTCGTCTGGCGCAGCGAGCTCGCCGACACCTTCACCGAGATGGTGGCAGCGCCCTGGTTCGCGCACGCCGCGGCCGGCACGCCCGCCCTCGTCTGGTGGCTGCGCAGCCTCGGCGCGCGGATCGGCTCCGGCGTCTGGTGCGAGAGCTACTGGCTCCCCGAGGCCGATCTGGTCGATCTGGGCGACGGAGCGACGGTGAACCGGGGCTGCGTCGTGCAGACCCACCTGTTCCATGATCGAATCATGAGCATGGATCTCGTGAGTCTCGACGCCGGCGCGACCCTCGGCCCGCACAGCGTGATCCTCCCGGCGGCGACGATCGCGGCGCACGGCACGGTCGGCCCCGCCTCGCTCGTGATGCGGGGCGAGCTCGTACCCGCCGGCAGCCGCTGGAGCGGCAACCCCATCGGTCCGTGGCGCGAGGTCCGCGTCGGCGACTACCACGCGCCCGTCGCGTGA
- a CDS encoding DHA2 family efflux MFS transporter permease subunit, which produces MVISLLLVSAFVVILNETIMSVALPDLMRDFGIEAHVGQWLSTAFMLTMAVVIPITGYLIQRLHTRTLFAAAMTLFSLGTLSAALAPTFEVLLAARVVQAGGTAIMMPLLMTTVMTLVPPAIRGRMMGNISIVISVAPAVGPTISGVILNFLSWRWMFWIVLPIAVGALLLGLRKVENVTEPRKIPIDSLSVVLSVFGFGGLVYGLSSLGEGGEAIVAPWVPFVVAGVALTAFVVRQLLLQRTDRALLDLRTFSSGNFTVVIVMMAVSMSALFGTLILLPLYTQNVLGLTPLETGLLLLPGGLLMGLLAPFVGRGYDRFGPRVLLVPGSMIVAGALWGYTTLDENSVSWFILTLHVVLSLGLALVFTPLFTAGLGSVRPALYSHGSAIIGTVQQLGGAAGTALFVTVLSVQSAALAREGVDEVAASAGGIHAAFVWGASIATAAIVAAFFVKRPVESDAPRPMVAH; this is translated from the coding sequence CTGGTGATCAGCCTGCTGCTGGTCTCCGCCTTCGTCGTGATCCTCAACGAGACGATCATGAGCGTGGCGCTGCCCGACCTCATGCGCGACTTCGGCATCGAGGCGCACGTCGGCCAGTGGCTCTCGACCGCGTTCATGCTGACGATGGCGGTCGTCATCCCGATCACCGGCTACCTGATCCAGCGGCTGCACACCCGCACGCTCTTCGCCGCGGCGATGACGCTGTTCAGCCTCGGCACGCTCAGCGCCGCCCTCGCGCCGACCTTCGAGGTGCTGCTGGCCGCGCGCGTCGTGCAGGCCGGCGGCACGGCGATCATGATGCCGCTGCTGATGACCACCGTGATGACCCTCGTCCCCCCGGCGATCCGCGGGCGGATGATGGGCAACATCTCGATCGTCATCTCCGTCGCGCCCGCCGTCGGGCCGACCATCTCGGGCGTCATCCTCAACTTCCTCAGCTGGCGCTGGATGTTCTGGATCGTGCTGCCGATCGCCGTCGGAGCGCTCCTCCTCGGGCTGCGCAAGGTCGAGAACGTGACCGAGCCGCGCAAGATCCCGATCGACTCGCTCTCGGTGGTCCTCTCGGTCTTCGGCTTCGGCGGGCTCGTCTACGGGCTCAGCAGCCTGGGCGAGGGCGGCGAGGCGATCGTCGCTCCCTGGGTGCCCTTCGTCGTCGCCGGTGTCGCGCTCACCGCGTTCGTCGTGCGCCAGCTCCTGCTGCAGAGGACGGACCGGGCGCTGCTGGACCTGCGCACCTTCTCCTCCGGCAACTTTACCGTGGTCATCGTGATGATGGCGGTGAGCATGTCGGCACTGTTCGGCACGCTGATCCTGCTGCCGCTCTACACGCAGAACGTGCTCGGCCTCACCCCGCTCGAGACCGGCTTGCTGCTGCTGCCCGGCGGGCTGCTGATGGGCCTGCTCGCGCCATTCGTGGGCCGCGGCTACGACCGCTTCGGGCCGCGGGTGCTGCTCGTGCCCGGCTCGATGATCGTCGCCGGAGCGCTCTGGGGCTACACGACGCTGGACGAGAACTCGGTCTCCTGGTTCATCCTCACCCTGCACGTCGTGCTGAGCCTCGGCCTCGCACTCGTCTTCACCCCGCTGTTCACCGCGGGCCTGGGCTCGGTCCGCCCGGCGCTGTACTCGCACGGCAGCGCGATCATCGGCACGGTCCAGCAGCTCGGCGGCGCCGCCGGCACCGCCCTGTTCGTGACCGTGCTCTCGGTGCAGTCGGCCGCGCTCGCCCGCGAGGGCGTCGACGAGGTCGCCGCCTCGGCAGGCGGCATCCACGCCGCGTTCGTCTGGGGCGCGAGCATCGCGACCGCCGCGATCGTCGCCGCGTTCTTCGTGAAGCGCCCCGTGGAGTCGGACGCGCCGCGGCCGATGGTCGCCCACTAG
- a CDS encoding M1 family metallopeptidase, producing MSTAQTGLETAGDPYLPGIGNTGYRVESYDLDLDYRVSSNRLAGRAVLRIVALQPLRRFSLDLSRLRVQRVRVDGRKARSEQAPHKLRITPAEPLAAGASALVEIEYGGHPGPRASHWGELGWEELADGVLVASQPSGASTWYPCNDDVADKAAYRIRVSAEEGYSVLANGVLLETSERSGRRTWLYEQREPTASYLSSVQIGRYVLEDRLLAGVAVTLARPAALAARVARDFAPLSAMLAFFSRVLGPYPFQQYTVVVTADELEIPLEAQGMAVFGANHADGHGGSERLIAHELAHQWFGNSVGLARWRHIWLNEGFACYAEWLWSEESGGATADALARRHHVLLRLQRQDLVLGDPGPVDLFDDRVYKRGALTLHALRLRLGDEAFFGLLRTWTARHASGIVTEDDFRALCAEVAGGSAAPGIEALLDAWLVDVRLPPLPPAR from the coding sequence GTGAGCACCGCGCAGACCGGTCTGGAGACGGCGGGCGATCCGTATCTGCCCGGCATCGGCAACACGGGGTACCGCGTCGAGTCCTACGACCTCGATCTCGACTACCGGGTCTCGAGCAATCGGCTGGCCGGGCGGGCCGTCCTGCGGATCGTCGCGCTCCAGCCGCTTCGCCGGTTCTCGCTCGATCTGAGCCGTCTCCGCGTCCAGCGCGTGCGCGTCGACGGCCGGAAGGCCCGGTCGGAGCAGGCCCCGCACAAGCTCCGGATCACACCGGCCGAGCCGCTCGCCGCGGGCGCGAGCGCACTCGTGGAGATCGAGTACGGCGGGCACCCGGGCCCGCGCGCGAGCCACTGGGGCGAGCTGGGCTGGGAGGAGCTCGCGGACGGCGTCCTCGTCGCCTCGCAGCCCTCCGGCGCCTCCACCTGGTACCCCTGCAACGACGACGTCGCCGACAAGGCCGCCTACCGCATCCGGGTGAGCGCGGAGGAGGGCTACTCCGTCCTCGCGAACGGCGTGCTGCTCGAGACGAGCGAGCGCTCCGGCCGCCGCACCTGGCTCTACGAGCAGCGCGAGCCGACCGCGAGCTATCTCTCGTCGGTGCAGATCGGCCGCTACGTGCTCGAGGACCGGCTGCTCGCCGGAGTCGCCGTCACGCTCGCGCGCCCGGCCGCCCTCGCCGCGCGCGTCGCCCGCGACTTCGCGCCGCTCAGCGCCATGCTCGCGTTCTTCTCGCGGGTGCTCGGGCCCTATCCGTTCCAGCAGTACACCGTCGTGGTCACGGCCGACGAGCTGGAGATCCCGCTCGAGGCGCAGGGCATGGCCGTGTTCGGCGCCAATCACGCCGACGGGCACGGCGGCTCGGAGCGGCTGATCGCGCACGAGCTCGCGCACCAGTGGTTCGGCAACAGCGTCGGCCTCGCGCGCTGGCGGCACATCTGGCTCAACGAGGGCTTCGCCTGCTACGCCGAGTGGCTCTGGTCGGAGGAGTCGGGCGGCGCCACCGCCGACGCCCTGGCGCGCCGCCACCACGTGCTGCTGCGGCTGCAGCGGCAGGACCTCGTGCTCGGCGATCCGGGGCCGGTGGACCTCTTCGACGACCGCGTCTACAAGCGCGGCGCGCTGACGCTGCACGCGCTGCGGCTCCGGCTCGGCGACGAGGCGTTCTTCGGTCTCCTGCGCACCTGGACCGCACGGCACGCCTCCGGCATCGTGACCGAGGACGACTTCCGCGCGCTCTGCGCCGAGGTCGCAGGCGGTTCTGCGGCCCCCGGCATCGAGGCGCTGCTCGACGCGTGGCTGGTCGACGTGCGGCTGCCGCCGCTACCGCCCGCCCGCTGA